In the Desulfobacterales bacterium genome, GCGATATGGGAGGTGCCATGGGGGGCACGGACGCTGCTGTTTTTTTGATCTTGGCGCGCCTTTGGACGTCTTGCCTCCGGGCATCCTCGGTTTTTGCAACAACACGGTTAAGCTGATGATCAGGAGGATTAAACGTATGAAAATCAAAAGGGTCGGAATATTAATGGCGGTGATGGTCCTGGTAATTACCTTTTGTAGCGGGGTCTCCCTGGCTGATAAATCCGCGGTGACCATTGAGGCACCCGACCAGGCGGCGAAGGGAACGGAAATTACGGTCAAGATCCATATCACCCACAGCGCCAACAACTACTTCCATTATACGAACTGGGTAAAAGTCATCGTAAACGGCAAGGATGCGGCTTTGTGGGAATATTCCGCAGGCAACCGGCCTGAGGACGCCAAATTCACCAAGGAAATAAAACTGACGGTCACCGAGCCGATGGAGATTGTGGCCGAGGCAAACTGCAATTTGCACGGCGGCCAGGGGCCGGCCAAAAAAATGATCCAACTGCAGTAATGAGTGACGAGGGAAGCTGGAGGGTTGGAAACATTAAATGACCCAACCCTTGAACCGTTCGGCTGAGTCGTTCGGCCCTGAGCCCACTGCCGTAGGGCTCGCCGCAAGCCCCTGACGCCTCGAATCCTCGGCCCCCCTTTTCAGCGGATAGGGAGAAGGGAAAAAAATAAAAAAAAGTTTTGCTATGGTCATTGGCGGCGTTTCAATTATTTTAATTTTGGGAGTTGTCAATTTTTTGCTGCTGCTGTTTCAGCTTTCTACCGGCCTGCACTGGGTCAAGGTTAAGTTCGGCGTTCACCGAAAAACGGGTATCCTGCTGTTTGTTGTAGCCTGCATTCATGGATTTTTCGGCATCCTGGCCAACTTTTAAGCCTGCTGTCTGCAGTCGCAATTTTCCGCCACAACAGCTTCCAGACCCATTTCAGGTGTCATGTGAAAACCAGGCAGAAAATACGAAAAGGCA is a window encoding:
- a CDS encoding desulfoferrodoxin family protein, translated to MKIKRVGILMAVMVLVITFCSGVSLADKSAVTIEAPDQAAKGTEITVKIHITHSANNYFHYTNWVKVIVNGKDAALWEYSAGNRPEDAKFTKEIKLTVTEPMEIVAEANCNLHGGQGPAKKMIQLQ